From the genome of Gracilibacillus salitolerans, one region includes:
- the phnM gene encoding phosphonate metabolism protein PhnM, whose protein sequence is MYIIHNGKVITENSILENHAVVVKDDVIHSIIQEEEVSNYKEARLINANGGYISPGFIDIHSDYIETVVSPRPSSVMDFNLSLREAEKILIGQGITTMFHSLSFYRKEKITHKHIRYPDNMQRMVDTIHQAHFQQHMIRHRLHARFELDNILGIDQLVDNIHDDKVHLLSFMDHTPGQGQYRNLEIYRENIKVHRNLSDEEVSVLIAERKSTELLTMEKITEVAALAQTKGIAIASHDDDNVKKLELVKSYGTTISEFPITLEVAREAKQQGLHTIVGAPNILLGGSHSGNLSAAEAIEYGYADILCSDYYPAALLHAIFQLHDKGEELHKMFMMVTLNPAQAVKMDDEIGSIKPGKKADLLVIERLGDGYPMLTNTMVNGELMTTMNYRMNEKGVRA, encoded by the coding sequence TTGTACATTATTCATAATGGAAAGGTAATAACGGAGAATTCCATATTAGAAAATCATGCCGTGGTCGTGAAGGATGATGTCATTCACTCAATCATTCAAGAAGAGGAAGTAAGTAATTATAAAGAGGCAAGATTAATCAATGCTAACGGTGGGTATATTTCGCCTGGGTTTATTGATATTCATTCCGATTATATTGAGACAGTGGTATCCCCAAGACCTTCAAGTGTAATGGATTTTAATCTGAGCTTAAGAGAAGCAGAGAAGATTTTAATCGGTCAAGGCATCACAACCATGTTTCATTCACTTTCTTTTTATCGTAAAGAAAAAATTACCCACAAACACATTCGTTATCCTGATAACATGCAACGAATGGTTGATACAATCCACCAAGCACATTTTCAGCAGCACATGATTCGCCATAGATTACATGCCCGGTTTGAGTTAGATAATATTCTAGGAATTGATCAGCTGGTAGACAATATTCATGACGATAAAGTTCACTTGCTATCTTTTATGGATCATACACCGGGACAAGGACAATATCGTAATTTAGAAATTTACCGGGAGAATATCAAAGTCCATCGCAACCTTTCAGATGAAGAAGTAAGTGTATTAATTGCGGAAAGAAAAAGTACGGAATTATTAACGATGGAAAAGATAACAGAGGTGGCAGCGTTAGCGCAAACTAAAGGAATTGCAATTGCCTCCCATGATGATGATAATGTAAAAAAGCTGGAGTTAGTCAAGTCGTACGGAACGACAATAAGTGAATTCCCGATTACGCTTGAAGTAGCACGAGAAGCGAAACAACAAGGCCTTCATACGATTGTAGGTGCACCAAATATATTATTAGGTGGTTCTCATTCTGGAAATTTATCTGCTGCAGAGGCGATTGAGTATGGTTATGCTGATATTTTGTGCAGTGATTATTACCCTGCTGCATTACTTCATGCCATATTTCAATTACACGATAAAGGCGAGGAATTACACAAGATGTTTATGATGGTGACATTGAATCCAGCCCAAGCTGTCAAAATGGATGATGAGATTGGCTCGATTAAGCCAGGCAAGAAAGCGGATCTACTGGTAATTGAACGTTTAGGAGATGGCTATCCGATGCTTACTAACACAATGGTAAATGGCGAGTTAATGACTACGATGAATTATCGTATGAATGAGAAGGGGGTAAGAGCATGA
- a CDS encoding ATP-binding cassette domain-containing protein codes for MYETPILQVKHLQKQFGKGCPHCLDKASVDLEKNYCTVCGTVHALRDVSFDLYPGEVLGIVGESGSGKSTMLQGLYFDSDMTSGEVYINQPELADQNVLTLSSQQKRYIRNYIYGMVYQNPVQGLKMKFSSIGNIAEKMIAAGNRNVSNIEKRSKELLENVHIPLRRMKEEPQNFSGGMQQRVQIAKALSNNPPILFLDEVTTGLDLSVQASVLDLIKQIQRELHISMVVVSHDLAVIRMLADRSIVMLNGEIIENGLTDQILEDPQHEYTQQLVYSLL; via the coding sequence ATGTATGAAACGCCGATTTTACAAGTGAAACATTTACAAAAACAATTTGGTAAAGGCTGTCCTCATTGCCTTGATAAAGCGAGTGTTGATCTGGAGAAAAATTATTGTACCGTCTGTGGTACCGTACACGCTCTTCGTGATGTCTCCTTTGATTTGTATCCTGGTGAAGTGCTTGGAATCGTTGGAGAGAGCGGCAGTGGTAAATCAACCATGCTTCAGGGGCTTTATTTTGACAGTGATATGACATCTGGAGAAGTGTATATTAATCAACCAGAATTAGCAGATCAAAACGTTTTAACCCTCTCTTCTCAACAAAAAAGATATATTCGCAACTATATTTATGGGATGGTTTATCAAAATCCAGTCCAAGGTCTGAAAATGAAATTTTCTTCGATCGGCAATATTGCTGAGAAGATGATCGCAGCTGGAAATCGCAATGTCAGCAATATCGAAAAGCGCAGTAAAGAATTACTGGAAAATGTCCATATTCCGTTAAGAAGAATGAAAGAAGAACCACAAAATTTTTCAGGCGGGATGCAACAGCGTGTGCAAATTGCCAAGGCACTTTCGAATAATCCCCCTATTTTGTTTTTAGATGAAGTCACGACAGGTTTAGATTTATCCGTTCAAGCAAGTGTATTGGATTTAATTAAACAAATTCAGCGTGAACTGCATATAAGTATGGTAGTAGTTTCTCATGACCTTGCTGTGATACGTATGCTGGCAGATCGTTCTATTGTCATGTTAAATGGAGAAATTATTGAAAATGGTTTAACCGATCAAATACTGGAAGACCCGCAACATGAGTATACACAGCAGCTTGTTTATTCGTTATTATAG
- a CDS encoding alpha-D-ribose 1-methylphosphonate 5-phosphate C-P-lyase PhnJ yields MITKAHFAFFDEGSKKEIRRATLKAVAIPGYQVPFASREMPIARGWGTGGLQLTLSLIGRNDVLKVIDQGADQSVNAVSIKKLVQHTTGVSVTENTEEADIVQSRHRIPEKELREDQILVLQVPNPEPLRKVDAREYMTKRMHAEDDYSGAWLILFEQIMKFGRMSTGAAHPVYVNGRYVMTPSPIPRFDNPKMHQSKALILLGAGREKKIFAVPPYTNVESLAFDDYPFAVESFEGKACKLCGSTEVFLDEIIDPVTGDRSYQCNDTSYCIEQLNSEEKVEVENSYV; encoded by the coding sequence ATGATAACTAAAGCCCATTTTGCTTTTTTTGATGAAGGATCGAAGAAGGAAATACGAAGAGCAACATTAAAGGCAGTGGCAATTCCCGGTTACCAGGTTCCTTTCGCATCAAGAGAAATGCCAATAGCAAGAGGCTGGGGAACTGGTGGTTTACAACTGACGCTATCTCTGATCGGCAGAAATGATGTATTAAAAGTGATAGACCAGGGTGCAGATCAATCGGTAAATGCTGTTAGTATAAAAAAATTGGTCCAGCACACAACAGGTGTTTCCGTTACCGAGAACACGGAAGAAGCTGATATTGTTCAATCTCGACACCGCATTCCCGAAAAAGAATTAAGAGAAGATCAAATTCTTGTATTACAAGTACCTAATCCGGAGCCGCTTCGAAAAGTGGATGCGAGAGAATATATGACGAAAAGAATGCATGCGGAGGATGATTATAGTGGTGCATGGCTGATCTTGTTTGAGCAAATTATGAAATTTGGCAGAATGTCTACCGGAGCCGCCCACCCTGTATATGTCAACGGTCGATATGTGATGACTCCAAGTCCGATTCCGAGGTTTGATAATCCGAAAATGCATCAATCCAAAGCATTAATTTTACTAGGTGCAGGCAGGGAAAAGAAAATTTTTGCTGTTCCTCCCTATACAAACGTCGAATCGCTAGCATTTGATGACTACCCTTTTGCTGTTGAATCATTTGAAGGAAAAGCATGTAAGCTATGTGGATCAACAGAGGTATTCCTTGATGAGATCATTGATCCGGTTACAGGAGATAGAAGCTATCAATGTAATGATACCAGCTATTGTATCGAGCAGTTGAATAGCGAAGAGAAGGTAGAGGTGGAGAACAGTTATGTATGA
- a CDS encoding carbon-phosphorus lyase complex subunit PhnI, which translates to MGYVAVKGGTEAIEASLDRLTYDRLKEEEVVEIHTILATMRPLVDQVMSEASLYSPFLAALAIKQAGGSMEEAVFLLRAHRSTLPRHYYSETVDTEDMFVERRVSASFKDIPGGQLLGSTNDYTHRLLDFNLVTESKEENRDWLQKYRKQMNQDCSDEELQFFPKVVDYLRSEGLFETYPLDDTPPKDITKESIQFPTGRSEKLQVLTRGQTGAVTSLGYASLRGYGQVHPTIGEVRVGAVPIHVQHPYEEDSEQDDLFYIGDVKLTEVESFVPVTVKKNNQKEEVEFEIGYGISFGQNETKAIAMSILDQCLENPHAEFPTHDEEFVFLHIDSVESTGFISHLKLPHYVTFQSKLDSARQVKKGGTSNDN; encoded by the coding sequence ATGGGATATGTGGCAGTGAAAGGTGGTACAGAAGCGATCGAGGCGTCTCTGGACAGATTGACATATGATCGTTTGAAAGAAGAAGAAGTGGTTGAAATCCATACCATTTTAGCAACGATGCGTCCATTAGTAGATCAGGTTATGTCTGAAGCAAGCTTATATTCCCCTTTTTTGGCAGCTCTTGCTATCAAGCAAGCCGGAGGAAGTATGGAAGAAGCGGTCTTCTTATTGCGGGCTCACCGTTCCACTCTACCTCGTCATTACTACAGTGAAACAGTAGATACGGAGGATATGTTTGTCGAAAGAAGGGTTTCTGCCAGTTTCAAAGATATCCCAGGAGGTCAACTGCTAGGTTCTACTAATGATTATACACACCGGTTACTGGATTTTAATTTAGTAACAGAAAGCAAAGAAGAGAATCGAGATTGGCTACAAAAATATCGAAAACAAATGAATCAGGATTGTTCGGATGAGGAGCTTCAGTTTTTTCCGAAAGTGGTTGATTATCTCCGTTCAGAAGGGTTATTTGAAACATATCCATTGGATGACACGCCTCCTAAGGATATCACGAAGGAAAGCATTCAATTTCCGACTGGACGCAGTGAAAAGCTACAAGTTTTAACGAGAGGTCAGACAGGTGCTGTTACTTCCTTAGGTTATGCCTCTTTACGTGGTTATGGTCAAGTGCACCCAACTATTGGAGAAGTAAGAGTTGGGGCTGTTCCGATTCACGTGCAGCATCCATATGAAGAAGACAGTGAACAGGATGATTTATTTTATATCGGAGATGTGAAATTAACTGAAGTGGAATCCTTTGTACCGGTCACCGTAAAGAAAAATAATCAAAAAGAAGAAGTAGAATTTGAAATAGGCTATGGTATCAGCTTCGGGCAAAATGAAACTAAAGCAATAGCAATGAGTATTTTAGATCAATGTTTAGAAAATCCGCATGCTGAATTTCCGACTCACGATGAAGAGTTTGTGTTTTTGCATATCGATTCGGTTGAATCAACTGGGTTTATTTCTCACTTAAAACTGCCACATTACGTTACCTTCCAATCCAAATTGGATAGTGCGCGACAAGTGAAGAAAGGAGGAACATCGAATGATAACTAA
- the phnH gene encoding phosphonate C-P lyase system protein PhnH, translating into MVIDQIHDLQQVYRKVLNSMSRPGSISKLNNMTEKLEDDFPCNDAFFLCALTVLDAEVTFHVVASEEKKARLTEIISSYTMSRVAPVDKADFILLLQDAPEYQVEQALIECKIGNLRDPQQSATWIIESALLTNSSGLSLSGPGINGVQHLQTGINQEFWQRRNEKVNEYPLGIDVILADFSSQVACIPRTTAVTITEVV; encoded by the coding sequence ATGGTTATTGATCAAATTCATGATCTGCAGCAAGTTTACCGAAAAGTTTTAAACAGTATGTCGAGACCTGGAAGTATTTCAAAGCTGAACAATATGACAGAAAAATTAGAAGATGACTTCCCGTGCAATGACGCCTTCTTTTTGTGTGCCTTAACCGTTTTAGATGCAGAAGTGACATTTCATGTAGTAGCAAGTGAAGAGAAAAAAGCAAGATTAACAGAAATTATTTCATCTTATACGATGTCACGGGTCGCACCGGTTGACAAGGCGGATTTTATTTTGCTGCTCCAGGATGCACCAGAATACCAGGTCGAGCAAGCTTTAATAGAATGTAAGATTGGCAACCTCCGTGATCCACAGCAATCAGCGACATGGATTATCGAAAGTGCCCTTTTAACCAATAGCTCTGGTCTTTCTTTAAGCGGTCCAGGAATAAATGGTGTCCAGCATTTACAGACAGGCATCAATCAGGAATTTTGGCAAAGAAGGAATGAGAAGGTGAACGAGTACCCATTAGGCATTGATGTAATATTGGCTGATTTCTCAAGCCAGGTTGCCTGTATACCAAGAACAACAGCTGTAACGATAACGGAGGTGGTCTGA
- the phnG gene encoding phosphonate C-P lyase system protein PhnG: MKRKKRTEILIQDGGALAKELAETVMQNYEYREITAPHYGLTMIKMRETAKKSLFYLGEVLVTEAKVEVNQSIGIGIVIGMKEELAKYLAIIDAAYRAELPEIATWQKRLETTAERIYQHKLKEQAEILKTKVNFETMEV; encoded by the coding sequence ATGAAGAGAAAAAAACGAACGGAAATATTGATTCAAGATGGCGGCGCATTAGCGAAGGAACTGGCAGAGACTGTCATGCAAAACTACGAATACCGTGAAATAACAGCACCCCACTATGGCTTGACCATGATTAAGATGAGAGAAACGGCAAAGAAATCTTTATTTTATCTTGGTGAAGTCTTAGTAACCGAAGCAAAGGTAGAGGTAAATCAATCGATAGGAATAGGAATCGTGATTGGAATGAAAGAAGAGCTTGCCAAGTATCTGGCGATTATTGACGCTGCCTATCGAGCTGAATTACCAGAGATTGCTACATGGCAAAAAAGATTAGAAACCACAGCTGAAAGAATCTATCAACACAAATTGAAAGAACAAGCCGAAATTTTAAAAACAAAAGTTAATTTTGAAACGATGGAAGTTTAA
- a CDS encoding GntR family transcriptional regulator, producing MTIDIESKILDDLMQKIIAKKFKVGEKLPSENELSDQYRVPRTTVRRTLAKLEERGFIYSQRGIGRYVKNESFQVELNLNGRTSFTDKIKQSGHQLITKNLGCERMEFDEHIYNRLVANSEDSVYKISRLRFIQEEPIAIHTSYVNQRVCPDIQQDGSTIQSMFSYYRQLGYTNLINRNSLLSVTFPTLSEQQLLSCNSMEPLIMIESNCLDASSDKILEHTKVLYRSNKFKYNISRDS from the coding sequence TTGACGATAGATATCGAATCAAAAATACTGGATGATCTGATGCAGAAAATTATCGCTAAAAAGTTTAAAGTTGGGGAAAAACTTCCTTCTGAAAATGAGTTATCTGACCAATACCGTGTTCCGAGGACTACCGTTCGCCGGACGTTGGCCAAGCTAGAGGAGCGAGGCTTTATTTATTCCCAGCGAGGCATTGGCAGATATGTGAAAAATGAGTCGTTCCAGGTGGAGTTAAACTTAAATGGAAGAACCAGCTTTACGGACAAAATAAAACAGTCAGGTCACCAGCTTATTACAAAAAATCTAGGTTGTGAACGGATGGAGTTTGACGAGCATATTTATAACCGTTTAGTAGCAAATTCGGAAGATAGCGTCTATAAGATTAGCAGATTACGCTTTATTCAGGAGGAGCCGATCGCTATACATACCTCTTATGTCAATCAAAGAGTGTGTCCAGATATTCAACAGGACGGTTCCACCATTCAATCGATGTTTTCCTATTACAGACAACTTGGGTACACCAATCTTATCAATCGAAATAGCTTGCTAAGTGTTACTTTCCCAACACTTTCGGAGCAACAATTGCTTTCATGTAACAGTATGGAGCCGCTGATTATGATTGAGAGTAATTGCTTAGATGCCTCTTCTGACAAGATATTAGAACATACAAAGGTTTTATACCGAAGTAATAAATTTAAATACAACATTAGCAGGGACTCCTGA
- a CDS encoding DapH/DapD/GlmU-related protein, translated as MSHSISSDQKRLTKNPAVHHTATVTDSTLGDWTDIGPDSKVIESQIGEYSYTAGDAQIIYATIGKFCSIASHVRINPGNHPTWRVTQHHATYRMARYGFSDEDDHEFFDWRRSHPVHIGHDVWIGHNAVIMPGVTVGNGAVIGTGAIVTKDVDPYTMVAGVPAKWIKDRFSAEEAAQLQEIAWWDWSREVLEERFQDLNNMARFLTKYGAKNRDGR; from the coding sequence ATGTCTCATTCTATAAGCTCCGATCAAAAACGGTTAACGAAGAATCCAGCTGTTCACCATACTGCAACAGTAACAGATAGCACATTAGGGGATTGGACAGATATTGGGCCTGATTCCAAAGTAATAGAATCACAGATTGGTGAATATAGTTATACGGCTGGCGATGCCCAAATTATTTATGCAACAATTGGAAAGTTTTGTTCGATTGCTTCACATGTTAGGATTAACCCAGGTAATCATCCTACCTGGAGGGTGACACAACACCATGCTACCTATCGTATGGCACGTTATGGGTTTTCGGATGAAGATGACCATGAATTTTTTGATTGGCGTCGCAGTCATCCGGTTCATATCGGACATGATGTTTGGATTGGTCATAATGCTGTTATTATGCCTGGCGTAACAGTTGGTAATGGTGCTGTTATAGGAACAGGAGCTATTGTTACCAAGGATGTAGACCCTTATACGATGGTAGCTGGAGTACCGGCAAAGTGGATTAAAGACCGTTTTTCAGCTGAAGAAGCGGCCCAATTGCAAGAAATAGCATGGTGGGATTGGTCTAGAGAAGTATTGGAAGAAAGGTTTCAGGATTTAAATAACATGGCACGTTTCTTAACTAAATACGGAGCTAAGAATAGAGACGGGAGGTAA
- the phnE gene encoding phosphonate ABC transporter, permease protein PhnE, with amino-acid sequence MSQQIEKEKHDIYPLVSTDKEDTPKPEGDRFLKGIVICGVVLFVVSLYQLNIDYTNLWAGTLAFFSMLGDMFPPDFSEWQYVIPAAIESLQVAILGTVIAVVISLVLAFIAAENLSANKLVPRAVKGFATLMRVIPTIIWALIFIVAVGLGPLPGVLAIAVHSLGMLIKVFAQSVEEMDDGKIEALKASGANWFQIIAQGVIPTVFTALLSWTILRLEIDIGESTILGLVGAGGIGWELTRAMRTYDFNSALFITMVIFVMIFSVEMISNRLKLKV; translated from the coding sequence ATGAGCCAGCAAATCGAAAAGGAGAAGCATGATATTTATCCTCTAGTATCCACTGATAAGGAAGATACCCCAAAGCCAGAAGGTGACAGGTTTTTAAAAGGTATTGTCATTTGTGGTGTTGTACTATTTGTGGTTAGCCTTTATCAGTTGAATATTGATTACACTAACTTGTGGGCAGGTACTCTTGCATTTTTTTCAATGCTTGGTGATATGTTCCCGCCTGATTTTAGTGAATGGCAATACGTTATACCCGCTGCGATTGAATCATTACAAGTCGCTATTTTAGGAACGGTGATTGCGGTCGTTATCTCTTTAGTGTTAGCTTTTATAGCTGCTGAGAATTTATCTGCCAATAAATTAGTTCCAAGGGCGGTTAAAGGATTTGCAACGTTAATGCGAGTCATTCCGACGATTATTTGGGCGCTTATTTTTATTGTTGCAGTAGGGTTAGGCCCATTACCAGGAGTTCTGGCTATTGCGGTTCATAGTCTGGGAATGTTAATTAAAGTATTCGCTCAGTCAGTCGAGGAAATGGATGATGGAAAGATTGAAGCATTAAAGGCATCAGGCGCTAACTGGTTTCAAATCATTGCTCAAGGCGTTATTCCTACTGTATTTACGGCACTGCTATCCTGGACTATTTTACGTTTGGAGATAGATATTGGAGAATCTACTATTCTCGGTTTAGTAGGTGCTGGTGGTATTGGGTGGGAATTAACACGTGCGATGCGAACCTATGATTTTAACAGTGCTTTGTTTATTACCATGGTGATATTTGTCATGATTTTTTCCGTTGAAATGATCAGTAATCGGTTGAAGCTCAAAGTATAA
- the phnE gene encoding phosphonate ABC transporter, permease protein PhnE, whose protein sequence is MEVIKDIRRTKRLQTILILLFVCGLTVWSAFGTNFSFYEVFSGIGLISNFVFIDLLPPDIAASDSLLAAILETFYMGFVGMVVGAGIALVLSFLAASTTTPHPVIQVAVRAFTSIIRNIPGLIWALILVASYGIGVTVGTLSLILGSVGFLTRVFADTLEEIDTGKVEALHATGSNYFQILAQGVFPQFFPGFVAWSLYNLELNIRASTIIGMVGGGGIGFAIQKGIKLFQYKEVSMAIILVLILILSTEFLTSKIRERII, encoded by the coding sequence ATGGAAGTAATAAAAGATATAAGAAGAACAAAGCGTCTCCAAACCATACTAATCCTCCTTTTTGTCTGCGGATTGACAGTATGGTCAGCGTTTGGTACGAACTTTTCCTTTTATGAAGTTTTTTCTGGTATCGGGTTAATTAGCAACTTTGTGTTTATCGATTTGTTACCACCTGATATAGCGGCCTCCGATAGTTTACTAGCAGCTATTTTGGAAACCTTTTATATGGGATTCGTGGGTATGGTGGTAGGAGCAGGTATTGCACTAGTTTTGTCCTTTCTCGCTGCAAGTACCACTACACCGCATCCTGTTATCCAAGTAGCAGTGAGAGCATTCACATCGATTATCCGTAATATCCCAGGCTTAATTTGGGCATTAATCTTAGTGGCATCTTATGGTATTGGTGTGACAGTAGGGACTTTATCCTTAATTCTTGGTTCTGTCGGATTTTTAACGAGGGTGTTTGCAGACACTTTAGAAGAAATCGATACGGGAAAAGTTGAAGCACTCCATGCAACGGGATCTAATTACTTTCAAATATTAGCACAAGGTGTGTTTCCTCAATTTTTCCCTGGTTTTGTAGCATGGTCGTTATATAACTTAGAGTTAAATATCCGTGCCTCAACTATTATTGGCATGGTAGGTGGCGGCGGTATCGGCTTCGCAATACAGAAAGGTATCAAGCTTTTTCAGTATAAAGAAGTTAGCATGGCGATTATTTTAGTGCTGATCTTAATTCTTTCTACTGAATTTTTAACAAGCAAGATAAGGGAGCGAATTATATGA
- the phnC gene encoding phosphonate ABC transporter ATP-binding protein: MEPILKIEHVTKVYPDGTIALSNISFDVNLGEFVVVIGSSGAGKSTLLRCINRLVEPSEGDIIFKGEKINRSKSKQVKQIRREIGMVFQNFNLIDRLSVLNNVLHGRLGYTNTIKGSLGIFSKKDIAEAEAILERVGLKQQKYKRADELSGGQMQRVGISRALAQKPRLILADEPIASLDPASSKNIMDHIFTICQEDQLTAIVNLHQVDVALKYATRIIGMQHGQIIFDGPTSLLTDKVIDEIYDTKKPSLVNAQ; this comes from the coding sequence ATGGAACCCATATTAAAAATTGAACATGTAACAAAGGTATATCCCGATGGCACGATTGCACTAAGTAATATCAGTTTTGATGTGAATCTAGGTGAATTCGTTGTGGTAATTGGCTCGAGTGGAGCGGGGAAGAGTACATTACTTCGTTGCATCAATCGTCTGGTAGAACCTTCTGAGGGAGATATCATTTTTAAAGGAGAAAAAATCAACCGGTCAAAGTCTAAACAAGTAAAGCAGATACGAAGAGAAATTGGCATGGTATTTCAAAACTTTAATTTAATTGATCGTTTAAGTGTACTTAATAACGTCTTGCATGGACGTCTGGGGTACACTAACACCATCAAAGGATCACTTGGTATTTTTAGTAAAAAGGATATTGCAGAAGCAGAGGCGATTTTGGAAAGAGTAGGGTTGAAACAACAAAAGTACAAACGAGCTGACGAGCTAAGCGGAGGGCAAATGCAACGGGTTGGTATCTCACGAGCATTGGCACAAAAACCTAGACTTATTCTGGCAGATGAACCAATTGCTAGTCTTGACCCTGCTTCTTCGAAAAATATAATGGATCACATCTTTACTATTTGCCAAGAAGATCAGCTTACAGCGATCGTTAATTTGCACCAAGTAGACGTAGCTCTTAAATATGCCACCAGAATTATCGGTATGCAGCACGGTCAGATTATCTTTGACGGTCCAACTTCACTACTGACAGACAAAGTGATTGATGAAATTTATGATACGAAAAAGCCGTCATTAGTAAATGCTCAATAA
- a CDS encoding phosphate/phosphite/phosphonate ABC transporter substrate-binding protein, with translation MNKKWTRVTKNLWVLVLIGMISVLAACGNDANASGDVDENGWPKKISYGVLPGEEEELSRAHNLFVEDMSEALGIEVELFQGEDYNAVIEAMRSEKLDLASFGPFSYIIAQERSDAIPIAVRAKDEEDATYNSWIVVPDESDVQTLEELEGKSILFADPASTSGHLFPRAIFIDALGITNDEVESYFSSVSFSGSHDNSILAIAAGDADAAGVCSSCVERAIEGGMVSESDFRIIAESDPIPSSPISYRADLPESLVEAIQEFVYNYDNEEFFEKAGDADSRYIPVDESDYDIIRNTAEALNMSPEELLNQ, from the coding sequence ATGAACAAAAAATGGACGAGGGTAACGAAAAACTTGTGGGTATTGGTACTGATCGGCATGATCTCCGTATTAGCAGCTTGTGGTAACGATGCAAATGCATCTGGTGATGTCGACGAAAACGGTTGGCCAAAAAAGATTAGTTACGGTGTACTCCCAGGAGAAGAAGAAGAACTGTCGCGCGCACACAACCTTTTTGTGGAAGATATGTCTGAAGCATTAGGAATAGAGGTGGAATTGTTTCAAGGGGAAGATTATAACGCTGTCATTGAAGCAATGCGCTCAGAAAAATTAGACTTAGCTAGCTTTGGTCCCTTTTCTTATATTATTGCACAGGAAAGAAGCGATGCGATTCCTATTGCGGTACGTGCTAAAGATGAAGAAGATGCTACTTATAACAGTTGGATTGTCGTACCAGACGAATCAGATGTACAAACCCTGGAGGAGTTAGAAGGAAAAAGTATATTATTCGCTGACCCTGCTTCAACTTCTGGCCATTTATTCCCAAGAGCAATCTTTATTGATGCATTAGGAATAACAAATGATGAAGTGGAAAGTTACTTCTCAAGTGTTTCCTTTTCCGGGAGTCATGATAATTCTATCCTTGCAATTGCAGCAGGAGATGCAGATGCTGCAGGTGTGTGCTCGAGTTGTGTAGAGCGTGCGATTGAAGGTGGAATGGTTTCTGAATCGGATTTCCGAATTATTGCTGAATCTGATCCGATTCCATCCAGCCCAATCAGCTATAGAGCAGATTTACCTGAAAGCTTAGTAGAAGCTATACAAGAGTTCGTATACAACTATGATAATGAAGAGTTTTTTGAGAAAGCAGGAGATGCAGACTCTCGCTATATTCCTGTCGATGAAAGTGACTATGATATTATCCGCAATACAGCAGAAGCTTTAAATATGAGCCCGGAAGAATTATTAAATCAATAG